GAGTAGTTCATGTTCATGGAGAACTAATGACATTGAAAACAGGTCCTTTAAAAGTGAGCATTATTgaatggatgatgatgatgatgattgaaaaaaaaatatatatatactatatatcaaACTACATTAGGAATACTGTACATAGTTTGTGCTcgcgttagcgcggcgttagtgttaaactctttctttgtaccgaggcttataaacaggtgcgctctgtaggccgggaattacggtacatgtatatgtttttttaaatagtgctCAGGCAGCGTTCCCCTCATTTTCTCACTCATATCTATTATAATGCCTAGTGAgtgtaaaatattattttaacatcTTCCTTGTGCACACACAGTAaggaacttttttctttttcagatcTTTGGTTTCCTGGCATTAATGTGCTCCGTTCTCACCATTGGCAATGCAGTCTGGGAGATAAAAGAGGGCTTGGCGTTCACCGTGTTCCTCCCTCGGGAACCTGGCGTCGATGCTCCTCTCTCATCCTTCCTTGTCTTCTGGTCTTACGTCATCGTGCTCAACACGGTGGTGCCTATATCGCTCTACGTCAGGTACTCTATGTGCTCTGACTCATGAAAAGCAATTGGATTTACACTCTTTTTCTCACACTTAACTTTGATATGCCAGTGTGGAGATCATCCGTCTTGGGAATAGTTTCTACATTGACTGGGATAGGAAAATGTATTACCCGAAGAATGACACTCCTGCTCAGGCGAGGACCACAACTCTGAATGAGGAGCTGGGTCAAATCAAATACATCTTCAGCGACAAGACGGGCACCCTGACGCAAAACATCATGGCGTTCAATAAGTGTTCGATCAATGGCAAAAATTATGGTGAGGATCAAGTTATTAAAAGTACACAAAAGAGGTGAAATATTCATTTGTCgtgttgtactttattttgtcaGGTGAACTGTTAGACTATTCAGGACAAAGGATGGAAATAACAGAGGTGAGTTATAATAATGTTTTCTAATTGGTCATATCATTAAGtacattcatttgttcaattGCCAATTAAAAGAAGTAAGTAAGGAGGGGAAGCGGCTTGAAGATATTGGGGGGGAGTTAAGACAATTACCATATttttcgcactataaggcgaatccaaaagcctttaattttctcaaaagctgacgatgcgccttataatctggtggggcttataatgcggtgcgccttatatattaaaatatttagaaTTCATTAAGGGTGccccttatagtgcggaaaatatggtacagtAAAATCCAAATCCAACATCATGCATCATTGATCGAGAATTCCAGAGCGGTTTAGAAAACAGATCCATCTGCTAGATTGTTTGTACGGTTTATACAGTATTACAAAATACACAATCAAAGTTAACATTATTGCTGACCAAAACGTTCTATATTTCAGTGTTACACACCACAGTCAGCAGTCGATTCAGACTTGTTAGTCATCAACCGAAGCTACTTTGACCTTTAAAGGGGTAAAAGTGCTCCATGTTAGGTCGACATGGTGGTTGCATTGTGATCATTAAATTCGGATTGACAATAAAGAATGCGCCTACACACACGTCTGACTTCGTTTGCTGTGATATTGGTTTTGCTGAAACCCAAGAATATGCTACGTAATATAACGCATGGAGGACGGTGCTACATGTCCTATGGTTCCTTACCCTGGCAACCCATAATATCTTGTTTTTAAGGACTGTCTGTTCTTTTGTGGACTGTACTTGCCGGCTATATTACAATATCTGGTATCACAAAAATTTGCTCCCCCAGGGGCTTTGAGCATGTGAAAATCATTTCTGACAAGTATCTTTTACTCCTTAGAAGACACCAAGGGTTGACTTCTCATGGAACCAGCTGGCCGATCCGAAGTTCATTTTCCATGACCACAGTTTGGCGGAAACCGTCAGGGAGGGTAACTTGGAGGCTCAGGCCTTCTTCCGTTTGTTGGCTCTGTGCCACACTGTGATGCCTGAGGAAAAGAAAGAGGGTGAGCTGCACAAATGCATCACTGTATACTATGTGAAATGTATAATTTGACAATGTAAGCACATTTTACGTGTCCCCTTTACCACAAGGGGAGCTTTACTACCAGGCTCAGTCCCCTGATGAAGGCGCTCTGGTCACTGCTGCTAGAAACTTCGGATTTGTGTTTCGATCACGCACACCGGAGACCATCACAGTCGTGGAGATGGGCAAGCAAGTCATATATGAACTTTTGGCAGTTTTGGACTTCAATAATGTGCGCAAAAGGATGTCTGTCATCGGTGAGACCATTGAAAGTGTAGATTTGTTTcagaatttttcaaatgttagcTTCTGGTCAGGTTAGCCCCACTGCAACTCGAGCAAACTCAATTGGAAAAGGgaccattccaaaaaaaaaaaaaatagttggcaaCTCACAACCACACAGAGTGATTTAGTATATGGATGTTCTCAGCAGTGAGCTTGTATAACCTTTTAATgccacatatacagtatattttacatTATCAGTTGTATTAAACAAAAGCATGAGTAATGGTTAACAAAGTGACGGTAAAAGGCAGAGGGTGGGGATTTTAAAAGAAGCTCGTTTGCTCCAATTCATTTGAAAGTATTCGCGTGGTTCATACTGCGCGCATACATTTTGGCCGCAAGCTTCACTACTtcttccacaggtaaattataAATAAGATTATTGTTGTaaaatacaatatactgtatgtacagtatatgttatATATTGTATGTGAATTGCAGCTGTTCTGTGTGTCGCTCACTTTAAATCCGGAAACATGAGTGAAAGATTGTGTGGATTCTGATTGGctgtaaatttaaatttttaattacgACAAGCACCCTTTGGTTTAGCCGCATCCCTCGGTGTGTCCCTGCCTTTATTGGTTTTCTTGACAGAGGTCATACACCAATGAAAACTGAattgaatatgatttttttttttttttgattgattgtaGACTGATGATTGTAGGCGTTctcttgcctgactttggtgcaggcagaaTGGGTTTAATAACcatttgaatgtgagtgggaatagGTTCTTGGTTTCCATTTAGCCCTGTGGTTGGCTGATGACTACTCCAGGGTTTGTCTTTTGCTCTAAATCAGCTTTGATGGGCTCCAGATCACCACTGATATCATTATCAGTATTTGATCTGGAATCAAAGTTCTGTATTGCATATACAAAATGCTTactggagagagagaggaaattGTCGCTACATGCTGGAAGAGGTGGAGCACCAACAGTTGGTCAGAATAACcggatgtattttattttcctcaaaGGGGAAGAtcaaattcattcattaattcatgcCCTTGCTCTGATTTTCAGTTCGTAACTCTGACGGGAAGTTAACGTTATACTGCAAAGGAGCAGACACCATCATCTATGAGAGGCTTCATTCTTCCTGTAACAAACTAATGGGTGTCACCACCAGACATCTCAatgtgagttgtttttttttcctgagaaaatgaaaaaattgatcATCATTGATGTTTTTTAACCCCATAGGAGTATGCAGGCGATGGTCTGCGCACATTGGTTCTTGCGTATAGGGATTTGGATGAGCACTACATAAAAGAGTGGATGCAGCGTCACCATGAGGCCAGCACCGCCATCGATGGAAGAGACGAGAAACTCGATGGATTGTATGAAGAGATTGAAAAAGACTTGTTGGTTGGTACACATACCGATTCCATTGATTTATACTTTTGTTGACCTGAATGGGCTTGGTTTTTCGAAGCAAGAATACTATTTATTTTGATTCTCTGACATAAGATGTGgcgttgttggggttttttgtaCTACTGCTCAAGCAAAAAGCACATTAAGTTTGAATAATATCTGATGCAAGATAGTAGCGTGAATGGTTTACTCAAATGACAAGTTGCATTTTTATATTACCctacaaaacagaaaaatgccatattgacaatttgacattcacaaaaaaggccatttttttgttttagtaatGCCCCTTTTAAACTTACATTAGTTCATCATCCTTCATCAAgtctttttaataatttaaatgtgataacaacaataatgggctaaagttttttttgtctgaaactacttttaaaaaatgcatttttaccattttttcaaACTTGATTTAGCTTCTGGGAGCAACGGCTGTTGAAGACAAGCTGCAGGATGGTGTCCCACAGACAATAGAGCAGCTGGCCAGAGCTGGCATCAAAATATGGGTGTTGACTGGAGATAAACAGGGTTGGTATTCTGAAatattgtgtgggtttttttctgtataAGCCTACTCAATGTAGGTAACCTCGggcatatattttcaaaattggtgtgcatgttttgtttgattgaaCGTTCAGAAATGTTAAAATCCACCAGAGACGGCTGAGAATATTGGCTATTCCTGCAATATGTTGCGAGAGGAGATGAAGGACGTGTTCATTGTGTCAGCAAATACAGAGGAAGGAGTGAGAGAGGAGCTAGTGTAAGTGagttcgttttttgtttttttttgtttttgatgggTCTCCTATCATAAAATGTATTACATGAGTCATATGCTCCATGTTGTACTGTTTTGAAGATGTGCAAGAAGGAAAATGTCACCAACAGCAGCAGAGACACCAGTTGTTGCCAAAGCTCGTGCAGGACTTTTCTGGCTTCAAAAGACAGAAACTGTTCATGATGACAAAGTGAATGGAGAATATGGTCTTGTTATCAATGGACACAGCCTGGTAAGAAGACTTTTGCCctctttatttgtgcatttaaataatactttacaaagaaagaagatTTGACTTCATTTCTCTACACATAACTGAAATCTTGAGTTTCCTCATCTTCCATTTAATCCTCAGGCCTTTGCCTTGGAGAAAGGTTTGGAGTTGGAACTGTTGAGGACCGCGTGTATGTGCCAAACTGTGATTTGCTGTAGGGTCACCCCACTACAGAAAGCCCAAGTTGTTGAACTGGTCAAGAAATACAAACAGGCGGTCACTCTGGCCATTGGGGATGGCGCCAATGACGTCAGCATGATCAAGGGTAAACACATTCGCAGTTGATGAAGCGTTGCTAAGAGATGATCAGGGTACATTGCGTCTTTTTCGTGTTTATCCGACAGCTGCACACATCGGCGTTGGTATCAGTGGTCAGGAGGGCATGCAGGCCGTTCTGTCCAGCGACTTCTCCTTTGCCCAGTTCCGCTACCTGCAGCGTCTCCTGTTGGTGCACGGGCGCTGGTCGTACCTGCGCATGTGCAAGTTTCttcagtatttcttttacaagaATTTTACCTTCACCTTCGTGCATTTCTGGTATGCCTTCTTCTGTGGGTTCTCAGCACAGGTGAGGGAGATTATGTTCTTCCATTTTTGTCAAGTTGCATTATTATTGTGGCttctttgccagatcattgacATATTTCAGTTTTCCACAACTACAGTAACTCTGGCAACAGAAAACTGGACCGCCAAGGCACCAACCCCTCACCCACTCTACTAAATAGCACCATATCTCTATGTTTCCTTTCCACGAGTGTTAAATTCAAGGGGCATTGGTCCCAAGTGACTTTTATATGGGCTGCTGAACTCTGCCAGACACATGATCACCTGGCACTGATCTTTGATCTCTTTGACTGGCCGGGTGAGGCCTCAGCGCCCCACGTGTCTCCAGATGTGGTACAGACCCTTTATGTAGTATTATCCATAGGAATCTTTTGGGTCAACCTTGTATCCATTTGTCTTGGGATCCAGGGGCTTGCTCCAGGCACCAACATCATGGGCTCCTGGGTTTATCTGGATAACTTTACCCCTCACCACAATGCAGTGATAAttattggatgttttaaaaCCAGGCATTTATTTAGAATTACATACAATGGTTTGAATTATAATCTGTTAACCTTTATAATTCATAGACTGTATATGATGAGTGGTTCATCACCATGTACAACCTAGTGTACACAGCTCTCCCTGTCCTAGGCATGAGTCTTTTTGACCAGGTACGCAACAGTCACACAACACTGTATTTGGTATACCTGTATAATACAAGGTATGAGTTTATttcttctctccttttttttttcttttttgcaggaTGTAAATGATCGCTGGAGTTTCCAGTATCCTCAGCTCTACTCACCGGGGCCTGTGAATGCTTATTTCAATAAGAAGCTCTTTGTCCGCTGCATGATCCACAGTTGCTACAGCTCCctcatcctcttcttcatcccATGGGCAGCCATGCATGACACAGTCCGAGATGACGGAAAAGATATTGCAGATTACCAGTCCTTCGCTTTACTGGCACAGACCTGTTTGCTTATTGTGGTCAACATCCAGGTAGAGAATCCATTTCTTAGTCTATGTTGCACAACAAACATAAATACTGGACTCTGATAAAGTTGTAAAATACCCTGTGCAAATTAATTTTCTCATTAATAACTATTTACTTTATTTGGATTGAACACATGCTCCAGCTGTGTCTAGACACCCATTACTGGACAGCTGTGAACCAGTTCTTTGTGTGGGGAAGCCTTGCAGTCTACTTTGCTACCACGTTCACCATGTACAGCAACGGCATGTTCCTCATCTTCACCTCCACATTCCCGTTCATTGGTGAGTCATTGGAATTTATTACAGAAGTTGTTCAAACATTGTCATGTAATACACtggacagtttaaaaaaaaaaacagctatatGTTATGTTCTGACATTCTAACCCCTGTGTTTGGGACTGCAGGCACAGCGAGGAACTCTCTGAATCAGCCTAATGTATGGCTGATTGTACTCTTAACAACACTCCTCTGTAGTCTGCCAGTGGTGGCTTTCCGTTTCACTTTCATTCAGCTTCATCCAACCGTCAATGACAAGGTATGAAAATCCCAAGTAGTGTCAATGGTTGACTCATGTCATGTGGGATTTGGGGAGCGGATTCTCTCATCCATATCTTTATGGACCTCTTGTTGTTAAAGTAAGAACAATCCCCAAACTGTTCCCATAAGGTTGGGACCATAGAAATGTCCATAATCCCAGCATTTGTCCTCATTTGAATAATTCGGCATAGTCTTCAGGTCATCTTTGAACTGAATCCTCTTTGCAGTAATTAAAATAGGGATGGTTTCTGAATTTAAAAGGAATGACTTTCTCTCTACAGGTGAGACATAAAGTACGTAAGGAGGCCCTGCCAGCTCCGGCTCCCCGTCGTCCGCCGGTCAGGCGAATCAGCACCAGGCGCTCGGGCTACGCTTTCTCTCATGCTCAAGGTTACGGTGACCTGGTGACATCCCGAAGATTCCTGCTGAAGCGTCCTCTAAAGAGTCgtcacattttgttcaaacaagCAGATTCTCCTCTGGCACAGAACCAGCCACAACACTATCGCGCCATCACAGAGGAGCCGGAGCAGACGGTGCGCTGCTAGTCCAAAAGTACAAACTCAATGAGGTTTTATTGCAGGGTTCATGAGCAAGACGAAGATTGCTACATGAATGGGTTCTGAAACAAACtgttatacagtatttacatgtaACTGTACTTATACTAATGCTGTTCTTACTTAAATAATTGTGTAAAAATAGGGAGCGTGagattggtctttttttttcattaaagggAAAGACTGTTTGTCTTGAGGTCTGAATTCGGGTTTGGTTGGTGTTGAATTACTTTTACTGGTTATCAAGTTTTGTAACTTGTTAAATAATGTGACAAATCTTaaacagtaaataaataaattctcaaTCATTATATCTATCCATAATGACTACTtttgaaatacaatacaaaatataaaccCTGAGTCACTTCCCAAGATCATTTTGataaacattttcagaaaatctATTACTTTAGCTCTATCTTTATCAGGAGCATGGTGATAATGTGTTTAGCACATGTGCCTCTCAATGAAGAGGTCATGGGTTTGTTTGAATCTcaggcctaaaaaaaaacatgcaaatgatcAAAATTAAAGAGTCGAAGTTGTTCACCGGTGAGAATATGAGTGGTTGTCTGTTCTATacgtgccctatgattggctggcgacgaaACCAGAGTGTACTACTCCTCTCGCACCAAATTAGCTGGTATAGGGTCCAGCAGCTGAGCcctaaataaaatgaatgaatgaatgtatcatttttgttttggatgtagatttttttcattgaaccACGATAAGGTTTACATGTGTCCCTAATGTGCAGTGTTACAAAAGTACCACCAAGGGacagtgttttattttaaactgcAAATTTACCAGAGGTAAATGGGTATAGATTGAAGAAACAATGCATATGTGGGCAACATTTTATTCTAACATTCTGGCTTTTATCTAATCCAAGGATGGATTACTTTGTATCGACACAACCATGTTTCAGAGTGATCATCAATATCGTCTACAGGAAGCCCAGTGAGCTCAGCTTTTCAAGTTTAAAAGGCAATCACTGCCAGTGACGGCTGGTGAATGCAAATATCCGTGTTAACGTGGTGGGCTGGCAGTGAATTAAAAACGAATACCAAGGTGAGAATTAAGTTTTCAGAAgggtcagattaaaaaaaaaaaaaagctcatttatTGTTCAATTTGCACATCGGAATACAGTACAGGTACATGTTCtatatttaataaatgtttaaGCATAAATTTAAGTTTTGAATTCATCCTTTCATCTTGTGCTCCCcttcactagggttgcgggtgcgctggagcctatcccagctaacgtcAGGGGACAGGTGGAGTACACACGGAACTGGTGCCCAACCAATCACAAGACACTTATAAACAAATAACCACTCGCACTCACACCcacggccaatttagagtcttcagttaaccaaccgtgcatgttttggaatgtgggaggaaaccaaagaaaacccacgcacgaaccgagacaacatgcaaactctactcaggcagggtcgggatttgaaaaTGTGGTACCTCGTCGCTCACCGTGCCATCAAGTTTTGAATTGAGAGAATAAAATAACGAGACTTGACTGTAGCAGAGTTTTGGCATAATGCACAATTTGGTAAAGTCATTCATCTATATCTATAAAAAAGGACGACTCCAAATtgattgatttgtttgttgttaattgaaacaaaatgaacTGGGTGATGCAATGTAGGTAAGCAGATCACTTTTGGTGGTTTAGAGTACCTTCCGATCTCACCTCCCGTGACATTTGTACCGCATCATACTATTTGCTTAGCTGCAGTGTCGTCTGGGCTGCAAGTGATGACATCAAATGTAGCAGTCCTACAATGGCACAGATCCATATGAGCTATTGGTCAGCTTGTTAAGTCCTGAGAGTAAGGTAGTAGGAATATAAGTTAAGGAAAAGACAATAAAGACTCAAATTATAGATGAAAattgaaatataaattaaaagaagcttttgtaatttgtttaaaaacttTCACTGTGAgacaattgaaaatgaaatcagtAACCACAGCTGAAACTTAAATTCTTATTTTAATTACATTGGTTAAAATTCCCTGCATGTTCCCATAAAGCCGTGCAGTGCCATCAGATGGCTTGCCATCTTTCACTGAAGGTCACCGCATGATCCTACTATATAGGGAGGAATGGGCACCAGCATGTTATAAATAACCGCATCCCAACCACAACCATCACACACTAATATTTtctaccccccacccacccgtcTAACATACTATTGAGAAATAATATCCTCGCCCATAAGTGACGAGACTACGGGAAGTACTGACCAATGAATGGGAGGAATCAAACAAAGTTGTGGACAAAAATGTAAAGTCCAGTGGAGTTAGAACTGTGCGTAAcgtaaataaaaactgaatatgACAGAAAGTTTCTTGGTAATTTGTTGCCCTGGCTggtgtttttggaacatgttgcagacataaaataatattacaataatattCATCAGTTTGATCAATAAATATATTGTGTGTAGTGTAGTAAATTGAATATATATGAAAAGGATTTGGAATTCATTGCATCCTTATTTGCATTTAACAcaaagtatatatataatatgtatatataaaatatacatgcaCAGGGTGtactttttcaagtttttgcCAGTTTGTGGGcctagttttttttaactgctgcaTTATTTGCTCATCCAACACAGAAGCGCAGGTGAAGGCACCTGATTcagaaacaaatgaataaactgCAATTGcatggcgaacagttcagggtataccctgattctcgccc
This DNA window, taken from Syngnathoides biaculeatus isolate LvHL_M chromosome 17, ASM1980259v1, whole genome shotgun sequence, encodes the following:
- the LOC133490719 gene encoding phospholipid-transporting ATPase ID-like isoform X1 is translated as MGSLVSYFDQMCGQQQKKEEERLLRANDRPFNLSYRYTNNAIKTSKYNLFTFLPLNLFEQFRRIANSYFLFLFILQLIPQIASLSWFTTAVPLVLVLSITAVKDATDDINRHKSDKQVNNRKVSVLIDGELQNEKWMNVQVGDVIKLENNQFVTADLLLLSSSEPLNLVYVETAELDGETNLKVKQALTVTGEMGGSIEALASFNGEVRCEPPNNRLDKFKGTLAVNGQTYSLDNDKVLLRGCTLRNTEWCFGLVIFGGPDTKLMQNSGKTTFKRTSVDHLMNVLVLCIFGFLALMCSVLTIGNAVWEIKEGLAFTVFLPREPGVDAPLSSFLVFWSYVIVLNTVVPISLYVSVEIIRLGNSFYIDWDRKMYYPKNDTPAQARTTTLNEELGQIKYIFSDKTGTLTQNIMAFNKCSINGKNYGELLDYSGQRMEITEKTPRVDFSWNQLADPKFIFHDHSLAETVREGNLEAQAFFRLLALCHTVMPEEKKEGELYYQAQSPDEGALVTAARNFGFVFRSRTPETITVVEMGKQVIYELLAVLDFNNVRKRMSVIVRNSDGKLTLYCKGADTIIYERLHSSCNKLMGVTTRHLNEYAGDGLRTLVLAYRDLDEHYIKEWMQRHHEASTAIDGRDEKLDGLYEEIEKDLLLLGATAVEDKLQDGVPQTIEQLARAGIKIWVLTGDKQETAENIGYSCNMLREEMKDVFIVSANTEEGVREELVCARRKMSPTAAETPVVAKARAGLFWLQKTETVHDDKVNGEYGLVINGHSLAFALEKGLELELLRTACMCQTVICCRVTPLQKAQVVELVKKYKQAVTLAIGDGANDVSMIKAAHIGVGISGQEGMQAVLSSDFSFAQFRYLQRLLLVHGRWSYLRMCKFLQYFFYKNFTFTFVHFWYAFFCGFSAQTVYDEWFITMYNLVYTALPVLGMSLFDQDVNDRWSFQYPQLYSPGPVNAYFNKKLFVRCMIHSCYSSLILFFIPWAAMHDTVRDDGKDIADYQSFALLAQTCLLIVVNIQLCLDTHYWTAVNQFFVWGSLAVYFATTFTMYSNGMFLIFTSTFPFIGTARNSLNQPNVWLIVLLTTLLCSLPVVAFRFTFIQLHPTVNDKVRHKVRKEALPAPAPRRPPVRRISTRRSGYAFSHAQGYGDLVTSRRFLLKRPLKSRHILFKQADSPLAQNQPQHYRAITEEPEQTVRC
- the LOC133490719 gene encoding phospholipid-transporting ATPase ID-like isoform X2, whose translation is MGGSIEALASFNGEVRCEPPNNRLDKFKGTLAVNGQTYSLDNDKVLLRGCTLRNTEWCFGLVIFGGPDTKLMQNSGKTTFKRTSVDHLMNVLVLCIFGFLALMCSVLTIGNAVWEIKEGLAFTVFLPREPGVDAPLSSFLVFWSYVIVLNTVVPISLYVSVEIIRLGNSFYIDWDRKMYYPKNDTPAQARTTTLNEELGQIKYIFSDKTGTLTQNIMAFNKCSINGKNYGELLDYSGQRMEITEKTPRVDFSWNQLADPKFIFHDHSLAETVREGNLEAQAFFRLLALCHTVMPEEKKEGELYYQAQSPDEGALVTAARNFGFVFRSRTPETITVVEMGKQVIYELLAVLDFNNVRKRMSVIVRNSDGKLTLYCKGADTIIYERLHSSCNKLMGVTTRHLNEYAGDGLRTLVLAYRDLDEHYIKEWMQRHHEASTAIDGRDEKLDGLYEEIEKDLLLLGATAVEDKLQDGVPQTIEQLARAGIKIWVLTGDKQETAENIGYSCNMLREEMKDVFIVSANTEEGVREELVCARRKMSPTAAETPVVAKARAGLFWLQKTETVHDDKVNGEYGLVINGHSLAFALEKGLELELLRTACMCQTVICCRVTPLQKAQVVELVKKYKQAVTLAIGDGANDVSMIKAAHIGVGISGQEGMQAVLSSDFSFAQFRYLQRLLLVHGRWSYLRMCKFLQYFFYKNFTFTFVHFWYAFFCGFSAQTVYDEWFITMYNLVYTALPVLGMSLFDQDVNDRWSFQYPQLYSPGPVNAYFNKKLFVRCMIHSCYSSLILFFIPWAAMHDTVRDDGKDIADYQSFALLAQTCLLIVVNIQLCLDTHYWTAVNQFFVWGSLAVYFATTFTMYSNGMFLIFTSTFPFIGTARNSLNQPNVWLIVLLTTLLCSLPVVAFRFTFIQLHPTVNDKVRHKVRKEALPAPAPRRPPVRRISTRRSGYAFSHAQGYGDLVTSRRFLLKRPLKSRHILFKQADSPLAQNQPQHYRAITEEPEQTVRC
- the LOC133490719 gene encoding phospholipid-transporting ATPase ID-like isoform X3 → MGSLVSYFDQMCGQQQKKEEERLLRANDRPFNLSYRYTNNAIKTSKYNLFTFLPLNLFEQFRRIANSYFLFLFILQLIPQIASLSWFTTAVPLVLVLSITAVKDATDDINRHKSDKQVNNRKVSVLIDGELQNEKWMNVQVGDVIKLENNQFVTADLLLLSSSEPLNLVYVETAELDGETNLKVKQALTVTGEMGGSIEALASFNGEVRCEPPNNRLDKFKGTLAVNGQTYSLDNDKVLLRGCTLRNTEWCFGLVIFGGPDTKLMQNSGKTTFKRTSVDHLMNVLVLCIFGFLALMCSVLTIGNAVWEIKEGLAFTVFLPREPGVDAPLSSFLVFWSYVIVLNTVVPISLYVSVEIIRLGNSFYIDWDRKMYYPKNDTPAQARTTTLNEELGQIKYIFSDKTGTLTQNIMAFNKCSINGKNYGELLDYSGQRMEITEKTPRVDFSWNQLADPKFIFHDHSLAETVREGNLEAQAFFRLLALCHTVMPEEKKEGELYYQAQSPDEGALVTAARNFGFVFRSRTPETITVVEMGKQVIYELLAVLDFNNVRKRMSVIVRNSDGKLTLYCKGADTIIYERLHSSCNKLMGVTTRHLNEYAGDGLRTLVLAYRDLDEHYIKEWMQRHHEASTAIDGRDEKLDGLYEEIEKDLLLLGATAVEDKLQDGVPQTIEQLARAGIKIWVLTGDKQETAENIGYSCNMLREEMKDVFIVSANTEEGVREELV